The following are encoded together in the Tistrella mobilis genome:
- a CDS encoding MarR family winged helix-turn-helix transcriptional regulator produces the protein MKSRPATLRSDVTNELATASRKMRTGFDALVRTRGLTLARARALMLLARHPGISQTELAGLLEIENPTVVRLLDGLEKQGLIRRTPAETDRRVKRIDLTEEAEDQVDEIEDLAEVMRSTMARGIPEADLTVTLKVLRRMIANLESGPAADDGEAD, from the coding sequence ATGAAATCCCGTCCCGCCACCCTGCGCTCCGACGTCACCAACGAGCTGGCCACCGCCAGCCGCAAGATGCGCACCGGTTTCGATGCGCTGGTCCGCACCCGCGGGCTGACGCTGGCCCGGGCGCGGGCGCTGATGCTGCTGGCCCGCCATCCGGGGATCAGCCAGACCGAACTGGCCGGGCTGCTGGAAATCGAGAACCCGACCGTGGTCCGCCTGCTCGACGGGCTGGAGAAACAGGGGCTGATCCGGCGGACGCCCGCCGAGACCGACCGGCGGGTGAAGCGGATCGATCTGACCGAAGAGGCCGAAGACCAGGTCGACGAAATCGAGGATCTGGCCGAGGTGATGCGCAGCACCATGGCGCGCGGCATCCCCGAGGCCGATCTGACCGTCACCCTGAAGGTGCTGCGCCGGATGATCGCCAATCTGGAAAGCGGCCCCGCCGCCGATGACGGGGAGGCGGATTGA
- the tyrS gene encoding tyrosine--tRNA ligase → MTDRRYVSDFVRVMVERGYLHQATDLEGLDERLNQGTVAGYIGFDCTAKSLHVGSLVQIMMLRWLQKTGHKPIVLLGGGTTRIGDPTGRDEARKMLDDAAIAENMAGIRQVFDKFVQFGDGATDAVMVNNADWLDGLGYISFLRDYGRHFSVNRMLTFESVKLRLEREQPMSFLEFNYMILQAYDFLELSRRQNCLLQMGGSDQWGNIINGVELGRRVDERGLFGLTSPLITLASGQKMGKTAGGAVWLNAEMLSAYDYWQFWRNTADADVGRFLKLFTELPLDEIARLEALGGAEINEAKKILAHEATKMAHGEEAALSAAETARRTFEEGAAGEDLPVIVIPAAELDAGIPAFELFARAGLAPSRKEARRTIQGGGARLNGEKIENEQQPITTAWLADGQIKLSAGRKRHALVKIG, encoded by the coding sequence ATGACCGATCGCCGCTACGTGTCCGACTTCGTGCGCGTAATGGTCGAGCGCGGCTATCTCCACCAGGCAACCGACCTGGAGGGGCTGGACGAGCGCTTGAACCAGGGCACGGTCGCCGGCTATATCGGCTTCGACTGCACGGCCAAAAGCCTGCATGTCGGCAGCCTGGTGCAGATCATGATGCTGCGCTGGCTGCAGAAGACCGGCCACAAGCCGATCGTGCTGCTGGGCGGCGGCACCACCCGGATCGGTGATCCGACCGGCCGCGACGAGGCCCGCAAGATGCTCGACGATGCCGCCATCGCCGAGAACATGGCCGGCATCCGCCAGGTCTTCGACAAGTTCGTGCAGTTCGGCGACGGCGCCACCGATGCGGTGATGGTCAACAATGCCGACTGGCTGGACGGGCTGGGCTATATCTCGTTCCTGCGCGACTATGGCCGGCACTTCTCGGTCAACCGCATGCTGACCTTCGAGTCGGTCAAGCTCCGGCTGGAGCGCGAGCAGCCGATGTCGTTCCTGGAATTCAACTACATGATTCTCCAGGCCTACGACTTCCTGGAACTGTCGCGCCGGCAGAACTGCCTGCTGCAGATGGGCGGCTCGGACCAGTGGGGCAACATCATCAACGGCGTGGAGCTGGGCCGACGGGTGGACGAGCGCGGCCTGTTCGGCCTGACCTCGCCGCTGATCACCCTCGCCTCGGGCCAGAAGATGGGCAAGACCGCGGGCGGTGCGGTGTGGCTGAACGCCGAGATGCTGTCGGCCTATGACTACTGGCAGTTCTGGCGCAACACCGCCGATGCCGATGTCGGCCGCTTCCTGAAGCTGTTCACCGAACTGCCGCTGGACGAAATCGCCCGGCTGGAAGCGCTGGGCGGCGCCGAGATCAACGAGGCCAAGAAGATCCTGGCCCATGAGGCGACGAAGATGGCGCATGGCGAAGAGGCGGCGCTCTCTGCCGCCGAAACCGCCCGCCGCACCTTTGAGGAAGGTGCCGCCGGCGAGGATCTGCCGGTGATCGTGATCCCCGCCGCCGAACTGGATGCCGGCATCCCGGCCTTCGAACTCTTCGCCCGCGCCGGCCTCGCCCCCAGCCGCAAGGAAGCCCGCCGCACCATCCAGGGCGGCGGCGCCCGCCTGAACGGCGAGAAGATCGAGAACGAACAGCAGCCGATCACCACGGCCTGGCTGGCCGATGGCCAGATCAAACTGTCGGCCGGCCGCAAGCGCCACGCGCTGGTGAAGATCGGCTGA
- a CDS encoding YceI family protein, translated as MMKTVLSAAILSTGLGLSAGLGLGAVAVPAMAQQVPGAADPSRVAAGRYTADPAHTQITFTVDHFGFNAYRGIAGGASGTLQIDPADPSKASVAMEVPVDGLVTTSAELDEHLRSPDFFDMASHPTITFRSTAVEVDGLTAKITGDLTIRGVTRPVVLDARFTGAGINPMNQAATIGFEAETTIRRSDFGMTYIVPMVSDEVMLEIGAAFEAAS; from the coding sequence ATGATGAAGACCGTTCTCTCCGCCGCGATCCTCAGCACCGGCCTGGGCCTCAGCGCCGGCCTGGGCCTCGGCGCCGTTGCCGTCCCGGCCATGGCGCAGCAGGTGCCGGGTGCGGCCGATCCGTCACGGGTGGCCGCGGGCCGCTACACGGCCGATCCCGCCCATACCCAGATCACCTTCACGGTCGACCATTTCGGCTTCAACGCCTATCGCGGCATCGCCGGCGGCGCCAGCGGCACGCTTCAGATCGATCCGGCCGACCCGTCGAAAGCCAGCGTCGCGATGGAGGTTCCGGTCGACGGCCTGGTCACCACCAGCGCGGAGCTGGACGAGCATCTGCGGAGCCCCGATTTCTTCGACATGGCATCCCACCCCACCATCACCTTCCGCTCCACCGCGGTCGAGGTGGACGGCCTGACGGCGAAGATCACCGGCGACCTCACCATCCGCGGCGTCACCAGGCCGGTGGTGCTCGACGCCCGCTTCACCGGCGCCGGCATCAACCCCATGAACCAGGCCGCCACCATCGGCTTCGAGGCCGAGACCACCATCCGCCGCAGCGATTTCGGCATGACCTATATCGTGCCGATGGTCTCGGACGAGGTGATGCTGGAGATCGGTGCGGCGTTTGAGGCGGCGTCGTAA
- a CDS encoding HlyD family secretion protein, producing MAKKIFHFKTLIILAAGLAGALLVLYAWRLPPFDSGVEVTENAYIRGRVTLLAPQLSGYVTDIAVRDFETVRAGQVLVRIDDRIYARRLEQAEAELAGRQAALANADQDRLAAEARIASAKAAVDSAQAALTRSRADAGRVDALITRGAATRAAADAAHAARDQAAAALAQAEAAVEVAKQDLQSVIVGRGTLDAAVEAARAAVRLARIDLDNTRITAPVDGRMGEIGVRLGQYVTAGTQLAAIVPADRWIIANFKETQLSGMRPGQPVSFTVDALPGQSFRGRIERFSPATGSEFAVLKPDNATGNFTKVAQRLPVRIAIDGDQPALDGLAPGLSVVVRVDTDGGAGRG from the coding sequence ATGGCCAAGAAAATCTTCCATTTCAAGACCCTGATCATCCTCGCCGCCGGCCTTGCCGGTGCGCTGCTGGTCCTTTACGCCTGGCGGCTGCCGCCCTTCGACAGCGGCGTCGAGGTGACCGAGAACGCCTATATCCGCGGCCGGGTCACCCTGCTCGCCCCCCAGCTTTCGGGCTATGTGACGGATATCGCGGTCAGGGATTTCGAGACGGTCCGGGCCGGCCAGGTGCTGGTGCGGATCGACGACCGGATCTATGCCCGCCGGCTGGAGCAGGCCGAGGCGGAGCTGGCCGGCAGGCAGGCCGCGCTGGCCAATGCCGATCAGGACCGGCTTGCCGCCGAGGCGCGCATCGCCTCGGCGAAGGCGGCGGTCGACAGCGCGCAGGCGGCCCTGACCCGCAGCCGCGCCGATGCGGGCCGGGTGGATGCGCTGATCACCCGCGGTGCCGCAACGCGCGCCGCGGCCGATGCCGCCCATGCCGCCCGCGACCAGGCAGCCGCCGCCCTCGCCCAGGCAGAGGCGGCGGTCGAGGTGGCGAAACAGGATCTCCAGAGCGTGATCGTCGGCCGCGGCACGCTGGACGCGGCGGTGGAAGCGGCACGCGCGGCGGTGCGGCTGGCGCGGATCGACCTCGACAACACCCGGATCACGGCACCGGTCGACGGGCGGATGGGCGAGATCGGCGTCCGGCTCGGCCAGTATGTCACGGCCGGCACCCAGCTGGCGGCGATCGTGCCGGCCGATCGCTGGATCATCGCCAATTTCAAGGAAACCCAGCTCAGCGGCATGCGGCCCGGTCAGCCGGTCTCGTTCACCGTCGATGCCCTGCCCGGCCAGAGCTTCCGGGGGCGGATCGAGCGCTTCTCCCCCGCCACCGGCTCGGAATTCGCGGTGCTGAAGCCCGACAACGCCACCGGCAACTTCACCAAGGTGGCGCAGCGCCTGCCGGTCCGGATCGCGATCGACGGCGACCAGCCGGCGCTGGACGGTCTGGCACCGGGCCTGTCGGTGGTGGTGCGGGTCGACACCGACGGCGGTGCCGGCCGCGGCTGA
- a CDS encoding MFS transporter, with amino-acid sequence MTEEPGIPTRRMIACIATSALLWSAQGLGMNLIAANTSQISGALGATTNETMWLVAAYMAPNVSLTMLLTKVRNQFGLRRFTEIGIALFVAVSCLHLFVQDLHAALVVRFLAGVAASPMSTLGFLYMLEAFPQSKKLSWGLNLALTCTTLSAPLARIISPALLDLGLWHGLYLMEAGVALIAMAAVHRLPLTPIPHTKMLHPLDAVSYPLVATGFGLLAVVMVMGRYEWWLEAPWIGICLALSALCITVAAAIEIHRETPLLNIRWLTSPEILHVAAILLVFRLVLSEQTSGAFGLFQTLGLLNDQSRSLQVVILLASITGGITCGMLLKPGRDAAFHAVALLCIMAGAFMDGHATSLTRPGQMYLSQALIAFGGMLFLPPAMLTGLMHTLKQGPTFITSFIAVFLFTQSLGGLMGSALFGSFVTLREKFHSARLVEDVVLTDPLVAARVKQLGGAYGHVLTDPALTNAEGIALLAKQATREATVLAYNDAFLAISALAALALAGLVLHLLVARVHRTADAIAS; translated from the coding sequence GTGACCGAGGAGCCCGGCATCCCCACCCGGCGGATGATCGCCTGCATCGCGACCTCGGCGCTGCTCTGGTCGGCGCAGGGGCTGGGGATGAACCTGATCGCCGCCAACACCAGCCAGATCTCGGGCGCGCTCGGCGCCACCACCAACGAGACGATGTGGCTGGTGGCGGCCTATATGGCGCCCAATGTCAGCCTGACCATGCTGCTGACGAAGGTGCGCAACCAGTTCGGCCTCAGGCGCTTCACCGAAATCGGCATCGCGCTCTTCGTCGCGGTGTCGTGCCTGCATCTCTTCGTCCAGGATCTGCATGCGGCCCTGGTGGTGCGCTTCCTGGCCGGGGTCGCCGCCTCGCCCATGTCGACGCTCGGCTTCCTTTATATGCTGGAGGCCTTCCCGCAATCGAAGAAGCTGTCCTGGGGGCTCAACCTCGCGCTCACCTGCACCACGCTCAGCGCGCCGCTCGCCCGGATCATCTCGCCCGCTTTGCTCGACCTCGGCCTCTGGCACGGGCTTTATCTGATGGAGGCGGGGGTCGCCCTGATCGCCATGGCCGCCGTGCACCGGCTGCCGCTGACGCCGATCCCGCATACGAAGATGCTCCACCCGCTGGATGCCGTCAGCTACCCGCTGGTCGCGACCGGCTTCGGCCTGCTGGCAGTGGTGATGGTGATGGGCCGCTATGAATGGTGGCTGGAGGCACCGTGGATCGGGATCTGCCTCGCCCTGTCCGCCCTTTGCATCACGGTCGCGGCCGCGATCGAGATCCATCGCGAAACGCCGCTGCTCAACATCCGCTGGCTGACCAGCCCCGAGATCCTGCATGTGGCGGCTATCCTGCTGGTTTTCCGGCTGGTGCTGTCGGAACAGACCTCGGGCGCCTTCGGCCTGTTCCAGACGCTGGGCCTGCTCAACGATCAAAGCCGGTCGCTGCAGGTCGTGATCCTGCTGGCCTCGATCACGGGCGGGATCACCTGCGGGATGCTGCTGAAGCCGGGGCGTGACGCCGCCTTTCACGCGGTGGCCCTGCTCTGCATCATGGCGGGCGCCTTCATGGACGGTCATGCGACCAGCCTGACCCGCCCGGGCCAGATGTATCTGAGCCAGGCGCTGATCGCCTTCGGCGGCATGCTGTTCCTGCCGCCGGCCATGCTGACCGGGCTGATGCACACCCTGAAACAGGGGCCGACCTTCATCACCAGCTTCATCGCCGTCTTCCTGTTCACCCAAAGCCTGGGCGGGCTGATGGGCTCTGCGCTGTTCGGCAGCTTCGTCACGCTGCGCGAGAAGTTCCATTCGGCCCGGCTGGTCGAGGATGTGGTGCTGACCGATCCGCTGGTCGCGGCGCGCGTGAAGCAGCTGGGCGGCGCCTATGGTCATGTGCTGACCGATCCCGCCCTGACCAATGCGGAAGGCATCGCCCTGCTCGCAAAACAGGCGACGCGCGAGGCGACGGTGCTCGCCTATAACGACGCCTTCCTCGCCATTTCGGCCCTGGCAGCCCTGGCGCTTGCCGGCCTTGTCCTCCATCTGCTCGTCGCCCGGGTCCACCGGACGGCGGATGCGATCGCTTCCTGA